A part of Prolixibacteraceae bacterium genomic DNA contains:
- a CDS encoding non-canonical purine NTP diphosphatase, with product MEIIFATHNPNKLKEIQEMVGDTYQVLGLHDIDCHEEIAETASTLEGNALIKSSYIHEKYHHNCFSDDTGLEVESLNGAPGVYSARYAGPNCLAEDNMDKLLHELKGSENRKAQFRTVISLIIDDQKYEFEGVVKGEITLERSGKDGFGYDPIFQPEGYNKTFSEMSSSEKNLISHRGVAVRKLISFLKTYNSKKS from the coding sequence ATGGAAATCATATTCGCTACCCACAATCCCAATAAGTTAAAAGAGATCCAAGAGATGGTTGGAGATACATATCAAGTTTTAGGACTACATGATATCGACTGTCATGAAGAGATCGCTGAAACGGCATCAACGCTGGAAGGAAACGCATTGATTAAATCTTCATATATCCATGAAAAGTATCATCACAACTGTTTTTCTGATGATACTGGACTGGAAGTAGAATCACTGAATGGTGCTCCTGGTGTTTATTCAGCAAGATATGCTGGTCCCAATTGTTTGGCAGAAGACAATATGGACAAACTTCTTCATGAACTAAAAGGAAGTGAAAATAGAAAAGCACAATTTCGTACGGTTATCTCACTTATTATTGATGATCAAAAATATGAATTTGAAGGAGTTGTTAAAGGCGAAATTACACTTGAGCGTTCGGGTAAAGACGGTTTTGGTTATGATCCAATATTCCAACCAGAGGGATATAATAAAACATTCTCTGAGATGTCAAGTTCAGAGAAGAATCTTATAAGCCACAGAGGTGTTGCGGTTCGCAAATTGATTTCATTTCTCAAAACATACAATTCAAAGAAATCATAA
- a CDS encoding helix-turn-helix transcriptional regulator, whose amino-acid sequence MKKKSIIFDQCPIKATLDIITNKWSLLIIYELSNRYNVENAVPIRFKDLRDNLEGISQKMLTQTLRSLEENGMIIRNIYPEVPPRVEYALSKLGLSFIPYLESLEEWSQINHQEIQEARQRFNN is encoded by the coding sequence ATGAAAAAAAAATCCATTATTTTCGATCAGTGCCCTATTAAGGCTACTTTAGATATCATCACTAACAAATGGAGTCTATTGATCATATACGAATTATCCAATAGATATAACGTGGAAAATGCGGTTCCAATAAGGTTCAAAGACTTAAGAGATAACCTAGAGGGCATATCTCAAAAGATGTTGACACAAACACTTCGATCCCTAGAAGAGAATGGTATGATAATACGAAACATATACCCTGAAGTTCCTCCAAGAGTTGAATATGCGCTCTCTAAATTAGGTCTATCTTTCATCCCCTATTTAGAGTCGTTAGAAGAGTGGTCGCAAATTAACCATCAAGAGATACAAGAAGCGAGACAGAGGTTCAATAACTAA
- a CDS encoding TonB-dependent receptor, which produces MKIRSILLSLLTLAFILKGNAQTITGQVVDNKEAPLPLVNTFILAKSDSSYVKGAVTNSQGEFSFQLPKGEYLLRISYVGYKTQWKNIGVKGVISLDPIRLIPLEDLQEVTVMGQRSRIISQHDKVIFNVANSYASNTSANSFDLLSKAPGLIVDTNNKTINMIGKGALIVTINGKQLNLDGDALSSYLGTINPKDIKDIEIIENPPAKYDAGGNAGVLNIVLKKKKSDFIGANLSLQARKRDRGEDYGTNTSITIKRNKLSFNGAINISRNKPDNEIFMIQEDPLNLHLIDNVQQNNNLYNRGVRSQINYDFSKTLSIGIGYSYLDKDNRKSYLGDQHISNYQNQSQSFSESYSNRYNNSDITSANIQNIYSQIDITTNKRGDLLTLQAGGVFSKNTTDGLLINNVNSPDVHALDRRNNTQNSSDFTSYAIDYSLKEVLGCEISLGAKASFNKSDGIFSTEINDGQWKREPSSDTEFIYKEDIYASYLEMNKNWNKLYFRAGVRAEHTKTSSYELKIDSTYNNSYTRLFPNAILGYKTSSGLSFTISYNKRFTRPWIWALSPATNYTGDKYINQGNPFLKPMISDNYSFRFSHKRFIFSLGYIQDRDMFNSNVLYYDQKKDLFITSRYNNFKEDKVYLNLDYGFKVKWWSCNIGTSTNWRTNKNTDARFDIVDNEVWSTYFRINNDFRPFVNTLFKNISFNANYWYNTGDEGDRETTFSSSNLNCAINYTTSNNKLNISLSGNDLLNTQKYGFEMIQNNTKTYYKVNSDQQSVILSLSYSLGGNIKFKRKDVNNQDLKRL; this is translated from the coding sequence ATGAAGATTAGAAGTATTCTTTTATCACTACTTACTCTTGCTTTTATTCTAAAAGGAAATGCACAAACCATCACAGGTCAAGTTGTAGATAATAAAGAGGCACCACTTCCGTTAGTTAACACTTTTATTTTAGCAAAGAGCGATAGTAGCTATGTCAAGGGGGCAGTAACAAATAGTCAAGGAGAGTTCTCCTTTCAACTTCCAAAAGGTGAATACCTATTACGCATTAGCTATGTTGGCTACAAAACACAGTGGAAAAATATCGGTGTAAAAGGAGTAATATCACTAGACCCCATAAGACTTATTCCTCTTGAAGATCTTCAAGAAGTTACAGTCATGGGACAAAGAAGCAGGATTATTTCTCAACATGACAAAGTGATATTTAATGTTGCGAACAGTTATGCAAGTAACACCAGTGCCAATAGTTTTGATCTTCTATCCAAAGCTCCTGGCCTTATCGTGGATACAAATAATAAAACCATTAATATGATCGGAAAGGGTGCTTTAATTGTGACCATTAATGGCAAACAATTAAATCTTGACGGAGATGCTCTATCATCCTATTTGGGGACTATTAATCCAAAAGATATTAAAGATATTGAGATAATTGAAAACCCACCAGCAAAGTATGATGCTGGAGGAAATGCCGGGGTACTTAATATTGTTCTGAAAAAGAAAAAGAGTGATTTTATTGGTGCGAACCTATCACTTCAAGCAAGAAAAAGAGACAGAGGAGAAGATTATGGTACAAATACTTCCATTACAATAAAGAGAAATAAGCTTAGTTTTAATGGTGCAATTAATATCAGCAGGAACAAACCGGATAATGAAATATTCATGATCCAAGAAGATCCCCTCAATCTGCATTTAATAGACAACGTACAACAGAATAATAACCTTTATAATCGAGGGGTTCGCTCTCAGATAAATTACGACTTCTCTAAAACTCTATCAATAGGTATTGGGTATAGCTATTTAGATAAAGACAATAGGAAATCGTATCTCGGGGATCAACACATATCAAACTACCAGAATCAATCACAGAGCTTTTCTGAGAGTTATAGTAACAGGTATAATAATAGTGATATTACTAGTGCAAACATCCAAAATATCTATTCACAAATAGATATCACTACCAATAAAAGAGGTGATTTATTGACTCTTCAAGCAGGAGGTGTGTTCTCCAAAAACACAACAGATGGCCTACTTATCAACAATGTGAATAGTCCTGATGTACATGCCTTGGATCGTAGAAACAACACGCAGAACAGTAGTGATTTCACCTCTTATGCAATAGACTACTCTTTGAAAGAGGTGCTAGGGTGTGAAATCTCACTTGGAGCTAAAGCCTCATTTAATAAATCAGATGGAATATTCTCTACTGAAATTAATGACGGACAATGGAAAAGAGAACCTTCAAGTGACACTGAGTTTATCTACAAAGAAGACATTTATGCATCATATCTTGAAATGAATAAGAATTGGAATAAATTATATTTTAGAGCAGGAGTAAGAGCCGAACACACAAAAACTTCATCTTATGAATTAAAGATTGACAGCACCTACAATAACTCTTATACACGTCTTTTTCCTAATGCTATTCTTGGCTATAAGACATCCAGTGGACTCAGTTTTACAATCTCTTACAACAAGCGCTTTACAAGACCGTGGATATGGGCATTGAGTCCTGCAACGAACTATACTGGAGACAAATATATTAATCAAGGGAATCCATTCCTTAAGCCCATGATTAGTGATAACTACTCATTTCGATTTAGTCACAAAAGGTTTATATTTTCACTAGGCTACATTCAAGACAGAGATATGTTTAATAGCAATGTGTTGTATTATGACCAAAAGAAAGATCTCTTTATCACCTCTAGATACAATAATTTTAAGGAAGATAAAGTCTATCTAAATCTAGATTATGGATTCAAAGTAAAATGGTGGAGTTGTAATATTGGGACCTCAACCAATTGGAGAACAAACAAAAATACTGATGCCCGATTTGATATTGTTGATAATGAAGTATGGAGTACCTATTTCAGGATAAATAATGACTTTAGGCCATTTGTAAACACCTTGTTCAAGAACATATCTTTCAATGCAAACTATTGGTATAACACCGGGGATGAAGGAGATAGAGAGACCACCTTCTCTTCTTCAAACCTAAACTGTGCAATCAACTATACGACCAGTAATAATAAGTTGAATATATCTTTATCAGGTAATGATCTACTGAACACACAAAAATATGGTTTCGAGATGATACAGAATAATACGAAGACATATTATAAAGTAAATAGTGATCAACAAAGCGTTATCCTTTCATTGAGTTACTCACTCGGAGGAAACATTAAATTCAAACGAAAAGATGTAAATAATCAAGATCTGAAGAGGTTGTAA
- the recO gene encoding DNA repair protein RecO encodes MEPLHTHAIVLYTTNYTSSKKIVHLLTPDYGKLSCIVSGISSKKGKALRAYLQPSNQIQCVVIKQSIRQNLYQLKEVSLIHSYQSIPYDVMKSSQAFFLCESMNRLTVEEDHAIMLYEFVSNAFNLLDVIGRGAENFHIVFLFQLIKIQGYELTKDYLNQYLSLNEIESSIYRCEQLKFDMLSEIRWNRGIRNRWIEVIIIHIERSLNISLKIKSLDVLKQIFA; translated from the coding sequence ATGGAGCCACTACACACCCACGCGATTGTACTATATACAACGAACTATACATCTAGTAAGAAGATTGTGCATCTTCTTACTCCTGATTATGGGAAGTTAAGCTGTATTGTTTCGGGAATATCCTCAAAAAAGGGAAAAGCGCTACGTGCCTACCTCCAACCATCCAATCAAATACAATGTGTAGTAATAAAACAGAGTATCAGGCAAAATTTGTACCAGCTAAAAGAGGTTAGCTTGATACATAGCTACCAGTCTATTCCATACGATGTAATGAAATCAAGTCAAGCATTCTTTCTTTGTGAATCGATGAATAGACTAACAGTAGAGGAAGATCATGCTATAATGCTCTATGAATTTGTATCTAATGCATTTAATTTGTTAGATGTTATAGGCAGAGGTGCTGAGAATTTTCATATCGTTTTCCTATTTCAACTAATCAAGATACAAGGATATGAACTCACAAAAGATTATCTTAACCAATACCTGAGCTTGAATGAAATCGAATCCTCTATCTATCGTTGTGAACAATTAAAGTTTGATATGTTAAGTGAAATAAGGTGGAATAGGGGAATAAGAAATAGGTGGATTGAGGTGATTATTATCCATATTGAGAGATCATTAAACATATCACTTAAGATAAAATCGCTTGATGTTCTCAAACAAATCTTTGCTTAA
- a CDS encoding DCC1-like thiol-disulfide oxidoreductase family protein, producing the protein MNHTDLSKQWDAKQWWIFFDDECMVCSFWVYIILKFEQEPRFYFGGLYAKETKEIFKIHGYKPSIDGVIFFHDNTFYSGARAIFEITHRLRYPFKLIYFLRLIPISISDFVYRMIAMIRWRPGKTYCRSSFLFKKNRVRW; encoded by the coding sequence ATGAATCATACAGATCTTTCTAAACAATGGGATGCTAAGCAGTGGTGGATTTTCTTTGATGATGAGTGTATGGTTTGCTCATTTTGGGTTTACATCATCCTTAAGTTTGAACAAGAACCACGGTTCTATTTTGGAGGTTTGTATGCAAAAGAGACAAAAGAGATATTTAAGATACATGGCTATAAACCCAGTATTGATGGTGTTATCTTTTTCCATGACAATACATTTTATAGTGGTGCAAGAGCTATATTTGAGATCACACATCGATTACGATATCCTTTTAAGTTGATATATTTCTTACGTTTAATTCCAATTTCGATTAGTGATTTTGTTTATCGAATGATTGCAATGATTCGTTGGAGACCAGGTAAAACATATTGTCGATCAAGTTTCCTATTCAAAAAGAACAGAGTTCGATGGTAG
- a CDS encoding DUF2797 domain-containing protein, protein MKVMNGDPIQYELVLSDKTIPLNHSIGQHVSFHFKGQINCVDCGKKTKKSFNQGFCYNCYLNSPMSDPSIINPELSRAQWGEARDIEWSVKHDLIPHYVYLALSSDVKVGVTRHHQIPTRWIDQGASAASILCETPNRHIAGIIETVLKKHYTDKTSWMKMLKNEVASIDKLETELKLAGQYLPIELQRYIVQNSDIQLLNYPVEEYPTKVQSLSFDKTPIIEGVIKGIKGQYIIFEHGVLNIRRHSGYMVEVDI, encoded by the coding sequence ATGAAAGTTATGAATGGTGACCCCATTCAATACGAGCTTGTTTTATCAGATAAAACCATTCCACTTAATCACTCTATCGGCCAGCATGTCTCATTTCATTTTAAAGGACAAATTAACTGTGTAGACTGTGGAAAGAAAACAAAGAAGTCTTTTAATCAGGGGTTCTGTTACAACTGTTACCTAAACTCTCCAATGTCGGACCCTAGTATTATTAATCCAGAATTATCCAGAGCACAGTGGGGAGAAGCTAGAGATATCGAATGGTCTGTCAAACACGATCTTATACCACATTACGTTTATTTAGCCCTTTCAAGCGATGTTAAAGTTGGTGTGACACGTCATCACCAAATTCCAACTAGATGGATAGACCAAGGAGCTTCGGCTGCATCTATATTATGTGAAACCCCTAATCGACATATTGCTGGAATCATAGAAACGGTATTAAAAAAACACTACACGGATAAAACATCATGGATGAAGATGTTGAAGAATGAAGTAGCATCCATTGATAAGCTTGAGACTGAGCTCAAGCTAGCAGGGCAATATCTTCCTATTGAGTTACAAAGATATATTGTACAGAACAGCGATATTCAACTTCTCAATTATCCTGTAGAGGAGTATCCAACCAAAGTACAAAGTCTCTCTTTTGATAAAACACCTATCATTGAAGGTGTGATCAAAGGAATAAAAGGTCAATATATTATTTTTGAACATGGAGTGCTCAATATAAGACGGCATTCTGGATATATGGTTGAAGTCGACATCTGA
- a CDS encoding threonine/serine exporter family protein, whose product MEIEFEIEEKYRLVVRLAKMLHKYGTSSFRVEAYVTEVVEHWNLNCDILDSPTSLSFSFSDGKHDGKALLIRSKPGEINLGALTKVTKLIYHILEDRYTLVEIDDELNKIESERPYYSSFVEFLSFALGSGGFSLLYDSNWVTCFISVFLGGIVYLLWKFAMKHTYMIGMFEILSAFISAVLASVLSLFFPTLSIPIAILSAVIVYVPGLSISLALEELSSRGLLAGTARLMDAFVVLIKLIVGALVGVQLMEKLLEIPHNYIVDPVTPITKGLAIILLSFCIAVLFNVQKREVIFGVISGFIAYLCSYMLGQYIGMIPAIFMASVLVGVYSCLLGGWRDVPSLVYIVQGIIIMVPGSRSYIGITDFYFSQPISTTENMGQSALFMFAAIMGGLIISNSIFTMDNMKRIREVRKRMCH is encoded by the coding sequence ATGGAAATAGAATTTGAGATAGAAGAGAAATATCGATTGGTTGTACGTTTAGCTAAGATGTTACATAAATATGGTACATCTTCTTTCCGAGTGGAAGCTTATGTAACTGAGGTGGTAGAGCATTGGAACTTGAATTGTGATATTCTTGACTCTCCAACTTCTTTATCTTTTTCTTTCTCAGATGGAAAACATGATGGAAAGGCATTGCTTATCAGATCTAAACCTGGTGAAATTAACTTGGGTGCTTTAACCAAGGTTACCAAATTGATATACCATATTCTAGAGGATAGATATACACTTGTTGAAATCGATGACGAGTTAAATAAAATTGAGTCAGAGCGTCCATATTATTCGTCATTTGTAGAGTTCTTATCTTTTGCATTAGGTTCAGGAGGCTTCTCATTACTGTATGATTCCAATTGGGTTACTTGTTTTATTTCAGTATTCCTCGGAGGAATAGTCTATCTATTGTGGAAATTTGCAATGAAACATACCTATATGATTGGTATGTTTGAAATATTATCTGCCTTTATATCTGCTGTATTAGCGAGTGTCTTGAGTCTATTCTTTCCAACTCTTAGTATCCCAATAGCCATTTTATCTGCAGTCATCGTATATGTCCCAGGATTGAGTATCTCTTTGGCTTTAGAAGAGCTCTCTAGTCGTGGTTTGTTGGCTGGTACCGCTAGACTTATGGATGCTTTTGTGGTGTTGATAAAACTAATAGTTGGGGCATTGGTAGGAGTACAGCTGATGGAAAAATTATTAGAGATACCCCACAACTATATTGTAGATCCTGTTACTCCTATTACAAAGGGACTGGCAATCATCCTCTTATCTTTCTGTATTGCAGTACTCTTTAACGTGCAAAAAAGAGAAGTTATTTTTGGCGTAATATCTGGTTTTATTGCCTATCTATGTTCTTATATGTTAGGTCAATACATTGGAATGATCCCCGCTATTTTTATGGCATCAGTATTGGTTGGTGTCTATAGCTGTCTTTTAGGAGGCTGGCGAGATGTTCCATCTTTGGTATACATTGTTCAAGGAATTATCATTATGGTGCCAGGTAGCCGATCTTATATTGGAATAACAGATTTTTACTTTTCACAACCCATATCAACAACTGAGAATATGGGTCAATCGGCTCTATTTATGTTTGCTGCAATCATGGGAGGATTGATTATTTCTAACTCGATATTTACCATGGATAATATGAAGAGAATAAGAGAGGTGAGAAAACGTATGTGTCATTAG
- a CDS encoding PspC domain-containing protein yields MKKLRRSRNKVIAGVCGGVAEYINPEIDPVAVRVATIILSFFIPIIPVLYIVMAIIIPSENDF; encoded by the coding sequence ATGAAAAAATTAAGAAGATCACGAAATAAAGTTATCGCTGGTGTATGTGGCGGTGTTGCAGAGTATATTAATCCTGAAATTGATCCTGTAGCTGTAAGGGTTGCTACGATCATTTTAAGTTTCTTTATACCAATAATCCCAGTACTCTACATTGTAATGGCAATAATTATTCCTTCGGAAAACGACTTCTAA
- a CDS encoding DoxX family protein, whose product MIKDKNNDLGLLILRFAVGALMLLHGISKIGSLGMIEGILASKGLPTAMAYGVYITEIIAPLLILIGYRTRLSSLVYVSGCIFAFLLVHTHDFFALNDHGGWKIELLGLYTLGAVALFFTGGGKYATSTSNRWD is encoded by the coding sequence ATGATTAAAGACAAAAATAACGATTTGGGACTACTAATTTTAAGATTTGCAGTTGGAGCTTTAATGCTTTTACATGGTATCTCAAAAATTGGATCTTTAGGAATGATTGAAGGCATACTAGCATCTAAAGGCCTACCAACAGCTATGGCATATGGTGTATATATTACTGAAATAATAGCACCATTATTGATCTTGATAGGGTATAGAACACGTCTATCTTCTTTGGTATATGTATCAGGGTGTATCTTTGCATTTTTATTGGTGCACACCCATGATTTCTTTGCATTAAACGATCATGGAGGCTGGAAAATAGAGCTTTTGGGATTGTATACTCTTGGTGCAGTGGCACTATTTTTTACTGGAGGAGGAAAGTATGCTACTTCTACTTCAAATAGATGGGATTAA
- a CDS encoding NAD(P)H-dependent oxidoreductase: MRNLIIYTHFNNESFTKAVVTKMEQELLNAKQEVELIDLYKDKFNPVLDLQDFNYSFNGGDIPKDVKAYQETISKADNLIFVFPLWWWQMPAILKGFFDKVFTQGFAFEYTSEGPKGLLKEKKIDIVINTGSNEAHLFGSKSAESLEHYFNSGLLGYCQLSADIHFFTDVLHGPHEVRQSYLDRIPEILKIENND, encoded by the coding sequence ATGAGAAATCTGATCATCTATACACACTTTAACAACGAGAGTTTTACAAAGGCTGTGGTAACAAAAATGGAACAAGAACTTCTAAATGCGAAACAAGAGGTAGAGCTTATTGATCTATATAAAGACAAATTTAATCCTGTTTTAGATCTTCAGGACTTTAACTATTCATTCAATGGAGGTGATATTCCCAAAGATGTCAAAGCATACCAAGAAACCATCTCTAAAGCCGATAATTTGATATTTGTATTTCCATTATGGTGGTGGCAAATGCCTGCAATCCTAAAAGGATTCTTTGATAAAGTCTTTACCCAAGGTTTTGCTTTTGAATATACTTCTGAAGGGCCAAAAGGATTATTAAAAGAGAAAAAAATCGATATCGTTATCAATACTGGTAGTAATGAAGCACATCTTTTTGGTAGTAAATCTGCCGAGAGTTTAGAGCATTATTTTAATTCAGGACTTTTAGGATATTGTCAATTGTCAGCAGACATCCACTTTTTCACAGATGTACTCCACGGACCCCATGAAGTAAGACAATCATATTTAGATCGTATTCCTGAAATATTAAAAATAGAGAACAATGATTAA
- a CDS encoding aminotransferase class I/II-fold pyridoxal phosphate-dependent enzyme, with translation MATAKIPLSRNNIFAHINKLVEEHNALNVALPSSDIVCPDELINLVQKYMKEGVNNVAPLNGVAPLRRQITQSINSEYGANYDEESEITISTGTIQSIATAINTFIKEGDEVIVFEPSIESFIPPIEGNGGRARFIGLKAPHFQIEWEEVKKMISTKTRMIILNSPQNPTGRVMSDDDIKSLIKLTNGTNIIIVGNESFEKIVFDTEKHHSFAQYEQLKSRTLIVSDFGPVFRINGWGISYVLGPEKLIKEYVKAQSYNGQSTNTPAQLALAEYLSSYKDNGDLSEMYQGKRNYFLRLIKDSAFEFVPCKGTYYQILDYSKISNEPDVDFVERLIKDYGVATIPVSVFQHEKNRKSHLIRICFAKPNDILDQLADKLNSVTATVETI, from the coding sequence ATGGCAACAGCAAAAATTCCTCTTTCGCGAAATAACATTTTCGCACATATTAATAAACTTGTTGAAGAGCACAATGCATTAAATGTAGCTCTTCCTTCTTCTGACATTGTATGTCCAGACGAGCTAATCAACCTCGTTCAGAAATACATGAAAGAGGGAGTAAATAATGTAGCACCTCTAAATGGAGTAGCTCCTTTGCGTAGACAAATAACGCAAAGCATTAATAGCGAGTATGGTGCAAACTATGATGAAGAGTCTGAGATTACGATCTCCACAGGCACGATTCAAAGTATTGCTACTGCAATTAATACTTTCATAAAAGAAGGGGACGAAGTCATTGTATTTGAACCCTCTATTGAATCCTTTATCCCTCCGATTGAAGGGAATGGAGGCCGCGCAAGGTTTATTGGACTTAAGGCCCCACACTTCCAAATAGAGTGGGAAGAGGTGAAAAAAATGATCTCTACAAAAACAAGAATGATCATTCTAAACTCACCTCAAAACCCAACAGGAAGAGTGATGTCTGATGACGATATCAAAAGTTTAATCAAACTAACCAATGGTACTAATATCATTATTGTTGGGAATGAGTCTTTTGAGAAGATTGTCTTTGATACAGAAAAACACCACAGCTTTGCTCAATATGAACAATTGAAATCACGAACATTAATTGTGTCTGATTTTGGACCTGTATTTAGGATCAATGGCTGGGGCATATCATATGTATTAGGACCCGAGAAATTAATTAAAGAGTATGTCAAGGCTCAATCTTACAATGGCCAGAGTACCAATACTCCTGCTCAGTTAGCTTTGGCAGAATATCTTTCGTCATACAAAGATAATGGTGATCTTTCTGAGATGTATCAAGGCAAGCGAAACTATTTTCTGCGTTTGATAAAGGATAGTGCTTTTGAGTTTGTTCCATGTAAAGGAACTTATTATCAAATCCTTGATTATAGCAAGATATCGAATGAACCTGATGTTGATTTTGTAGAACGACTCATTAAAGATTATGGTGTTGCGACAATTCCAGTTTCCGTATTCCAACATGAGAAGAATCGCAAAAGTCATCTAATTCGCATCTGTTTTGCAAAACCCAATGATATACTAGATCAGTTGGCAGACAAACTAAATAGTGTTACTGCAACCGTAGAAACTATATAA
- the trpS gene encoding tryptophan--tRNA ligase encodes MKPIVVSGIRSTGNLHLGNYFGAIKNFVKMQDDFQCNFFIADWHSLTTHPTPAGLHQNVRQVLSEYLACGVDPEKATLYIQSDVPEIAELYMYMNMNSYLGELERTTSFKDKARKQPENVNAGLLTYPVLMASDIIIHKANLVPVGKDQEQNLEMARKFAKRFNRMYKNELFPIPRPFTFDGEDMVKIPGLDGSGKMGKSEGNAIGLVEDPKSIHKKVMKAVTDAGPTEMNQEKPEVIQNLFQLMDVVSSPDTVAHFDGLYNKCEIRYGDLKKQLSEDIINFTAPIRERFNEIEKDDAYLAKVAKMGAEKARESAAATLAEVRQTMGIKRFF; translated from the coding sequence ATGAAACCTATTGTGGTAAGTGGAATACGTTCCACAGGAAACCTTCATCTAGGAAATTACTTTGGTGCAATAAAGAACTTTGTGAAAATGCAGGACGATTTTCAATGTAATTTCTTTATTGCAGATTGGCATTCATTAACAACCCACCCTACTCCAGCTGGTCTTCATCAAAATGTAAGACAGGTTTTATCGGAATATCTTGCCTGTGGTGTAGATCCAGAGAAAGCAACTTTATACATCCAAAGTGATGTTCCTGAGATTGCGGAGCTATATATGTATATGAATATGAATTCTTACTTAGGTGAGCTTGAAAGAACAACCTCTTTTAAGGACAAAGCAAGAAAACAACCTGAGAACGTAAATGCAGGTCTTCTTACCTATCCTGTGCTAATGGCTTCGGACATCATCATCCACAAAGCCAACCTTGTACCTGTAGGAAAAGATCAAGAGCAAAACCTTGAAATGGCACGTAAGTTTGCAAAGCGTTTCAATCGAATGTATAAAAATGAACTCTTCCCAATCCCACGTCCATTTACTTTTGATGGAGAGGATATGGTTAAGATACCTGGACTTGATGGATCAGGAAAAATGGGGAAATCTGAAGGAAATGCAATTGGACTAGTAGAAGACCCTAAGAGTATCCATAAGAAAGTAATGAAAGCTGTAACGGATGCTGGACCTACGGAGATGAATCAAGAAAAACCTGAAGTCATTCAGAACCTTTTCCAACTAATGGATGTGGTATCAAGTCCTGATACTGTTGCTCATTTTGATGGTCTTTACAATAAGTGTGAAATTCGCTACGGAGATCTTAAGAAACAACTTTCTGAAGATATCATCAACTTCACTGCACCTATTAGAGAGCGATTCAACGAGATCGAAAAAGATGATGCATACCTAGCTAAAGTAGCTAAGATGGGGGCAGAGAAGGCTCGTGAATCTGCTGCTGCAACATTAGCAGAAGTAAGACAGACAATGGGTATTAAACGATTCTTCTAA